The following proteins are encoded in a genomic region of Paenibacillus sp. FSL R7-0273:
- a CDS encoding Rqc2 family fibronectin-binding protein, which yields MALDGIVTRAIVHELQAFIGARVGKIYQPSTHDLIFILRGAGGGGKLLLSANPTYPRLHLSERSSVNPAEAPMFCMLLRKHCEGGTIESITQVGMERIIHINIRTRDELGDVSAKQLIIELMGRHSNIILTDLVSGTIIDGIHHVTPSISSYRIVMPGAAYTEPPQQHKLNPLDISREAFIKLMADAEEAVLLGKNEEQGEPEDMIEGEIAGLLRSLEEPAKDGSGGPAPSADPVGWMVHAFSGLSPLAAGEILQRAGEAFDPQGTEAAAQLWTAFDSVMTPVREFAFTPVSGNNAKGKPFFSAIPLSVLGGEARHYSSISSCLEEYYGDKAERDTVKQRVADLIRFLTNERSKNVKKLAKLKKDLEEADDADQYRIWGELLFASLHAVSKGDKEARLVNYYDEDQGEITIPLDPLLTPSDNAQRYFKKYNKYKNSLLVIEQQQAKTHEEITYMETLLQQLAHASLNDIEEIRDELVSQGYLRDRSKKGKKKKKATRPTIQVYTSSEGIDIYVGKNNLQNEYVTNRLASPNDTWLHTKDIPGSHVVIRSEAFGDATLEEAAQLAAYYSQAKQSSSVPVDCTLIRHVRKPSGAKPGFVIYDHQKTLFVTPDEERIKSLPNTLRS from the coding sequence ATGGCATTAGACGGCATTGTTACCAGAGCGATCGTGCACGAGCTTCAGGCATTTATCGGTGCGCGCGTCGGCAAAATATATCAGCCCAGCACCCACGATCTTATTTTTATCCTGCGCGGGGCCGGGGGCGGCGGCAAACTGCTGCTGTCGGCCAACCCGACCTACCCCCGCCTGCATCTGAGTGAGCGGAGCAGCGTCAATCCGGCGGAAGCGCCGATGTTCTGCATGCTGCTGCGTAAGCATTGTGAAGGCGGAACCATTGAGAGCATCACCCAGGTCGGCATGGAGCGGATCATCCATATTAACATCAGGACCCGCGATGAGCTGGGCGATGTGTCCGCCAAGCAGCTGATTATCGAGCTGATGGGCCGCCACAGCAACATTATTCTGACCGATCTTGTGAGCGGGACGATTATTGACGGCATCCATCATGTAACCCCCTCTATCAGCAGCTACCGGATTGTCATGCCCGGAGCTGCCTACACCGAGCCTCCGCAGCAGCACAAGCTGAATCCGCTGGATATAAGCAGAGAGGCATTCATCAAGCTGATGGCGGACGCTGAGGAAGCCGTACTGCTGGGCAAAAATGAAGAACAGGGCGAGCCTGAGGACATGATTGAAGGAGAGATTGCCGGGCTGCTGCGCTCGCTGGAGGAGCCGGCGAAAGACGGAAGCGGCGGACCCGCTCCGTCAGCAGACCCTGTCGGCTGGATGGTCCATGCCTTTAGCGGATTAAGCCCGCTTGCCGCCGGAGAAATTCTGCAGAGGGCAGGAGAGGCCTTTGATCCGCAGGGGACAGAGGCAGCTGCACAGCTGTGGACCGCCTTTGATTCCGTGATGACGCCTGTCAGAGAGTTTGCGTTCACTCCGGTGTCCGGCAATAATGCCAAAGGCAAGCCGTTCTTCTCCGCTATCCCGCTGTCTGTACTGGGCGGAGAGGCACGGCATTACAGCTCGATCAGCAGCTGTCTGGAGGAGTACTACGGGGATAAGGCAGAACGTGATACAGTAAAGCAGCGGGTAGCCGACCTGATCCGCTTCCTCACTAACGAGCGCAGCAAAAATGTCAAGAAGCTGGCCAAGCTGAAGAAGGATTTGGAGGAAGCAGATGACGCTGACCAGTACCGGATCTGGGGAGAGCTGCTGTTTGCTTCCCTGCATGCGGTGTCCAAGGGCGACAAGGAAGCCCGGCTGGTGAATTATTACGATGAAGATCAGGGAGAGATCACAATTCCGCTTGATCCGCTGCTCACCCCGTCTGACAATGCGCAGCGTTACTTCAAGAAATATAATAAGTACAAGAACAGCCTGCTTGTAATTGAGCAGCAGCAGGCCAAGACACACGAAGAAATCACCTACATGGAAACACTGCTGCAGCAGCTTGCCCATGCTTCCCTTAACGATATCGAGGAGATCCGGGATGAGCTGGTCAGCCAGGGCTACCTGCGTGACCGCAGCAAAAAGGGCAAGAAGAAGAAAAAAGCAACCCGGCCGACTATCCAGGTCTATACCTCTTCCGAGGGGATTGATATTTACGTCGGCAAAAACAATCTGCAGAATGAATACGTTACGAACCGCCTGGCCTCACCGAATGACACCTGGCTGCATACCAAAGACATTCCGGGCTCGCATGTGGTGATCCGCAGCGAGGCGTTCGGGGATGCCACATTGGAGGAAGCCGCGCAGCTGGCTGCTTATTACAGCCAGGCCAAGCAGTCCAGCAGCGTGCCGGTCGACTGCACCCTGATCCGCCATGTCCGCAAGCCAAGCGGCGCGAAGCCCGGCTTCGTCATCTATGACCACCAGAAGACGCTGTTTGTTACGCCGGATGAAGAACGGATCAAGAGCCTGCCGAATACGCTGAGAAGCTGA
- a CDS encoding PHP domain-containing protein, whose translation MDRQQNDITVKDSGGTGLQGLADLHTHTLASDGMQPPAENVRIAFNKGLSAVAITDHDTVSGVAEALEAGRKYGIAVLPGVEISTRAEGKEIHVLGYYIDIEQELFLSRLAAQRDTRAARNEAILARLRELGIDITLERVIAGLGRDLKPDESIGRPHIADELVRLGAAADMRDAFDKYLADGAAAYVSPPRITPEEACEWIIDAGGAPVLAHPGLYGDDVLVQGIIARSGFRGIEAYHSDHSAADAARYVAMAEESGLLVTGGSDFHGARQGVIFHGDLGSVNVPAAVLEQLREAAGKRR comes from the coding sequence ATGGACAGACAGCAGAATGACATTACGGTAAAAGACAGCGGCGGGACCGGGCTGCAGGGGCTTGCAGACCTGCATACCCATACCCTGGCATCGGACGGCATGCAGCCGCCTGCGGAGAATGTGCGGATTGCCTTCAATAAAGGGCTGTCGGCCGTAGCGATAACCGATCATGATACGGTCAGCGGCGTTGCAGAAGCGCTGGAGGCAGGACGGAAATACGGCATTGCTGTCCTACCCGGAGTAGAAATCAGCACCCGTGCGGAAGGTAAGGAGATTCATGTGCTTGGCTATTATATTGACATTGAACAGGAACTGTTTCTCTCCAGGCTCGCGGCGCAGCGTGATACCCGTGCCGCCCGGAACGAAGCAATCCTGGCCAGGCTGCGTGAGCTTGGTATCGATATTACGCTGGAGCGGGTGATTGCCGGTCTTGGACGTGACCTGAAGCCGGATGAGAGCATCGGGCGGCCGCATATTGCCGATGAGCTGGTAAGGCTCGGAGCTGCTGCCGATATGCGCGATGCCTTTGACAAATACCTGGCTGACGGAGCAGCGGCTTATGTATCTCCGCCGCGGATTACCCCGGAGGAGGCCTGTGAATGGATTATTGATGCCGGCGGAGCTCCGGTGCTGGCTCACCCCGGCCTCTACGGCGATGATGTGCTGGTGCAGGGGATCATTGCCCGCAGCGGATTTCGCGGCATCGAAGCTTATCATTCGGACCACAGCGCGGCTGATGCTGCGCGGTATGTTGCGATGGCGGAAGAATCCGGGCTGCTGGTTACCGGCGGCTCGGACTTTCACGGCGCGCGCCAAGGCGTCATTTTTCATGGCGATCTGGGCAGCGTGAACGTACCGGCGGCTGTGCTGGAGCAGCTCCGCGAAGCTGCGGGCAAACGCAGATAA
- a CDS encoding GNAT family N-acetyltransferase, with product MTVRIQGSRVILRDLADADLRTIYHHYYEAEDQAFQEWDGPYYPAEEESYEEFTESYRGVLAVTRTDKPRSRLVIEIDGKLKGIVNWYWVSEETDWLEIGITIFDSRYWSGGYGTEAFTMWMAYLFASLDTVRLGMATWSGNVRMMGLAAKCGMVLEGQIRKARIVRGEYYDAIKMGILREEWESMTRVPTLEQRGGTDGQTAE from the coding sequence ATGACTGTACGGATACAAGGGAGCAGGGTGATTCTGCGCGATCTGGCTGATGCTGATCTCCGGACCATCTACCATCACTATTATGAAGCGGAAGACCAGGCGTTTCAGGAGTGGGACGGTCCTTATTACCCGGCCGAAGAAGAGAGCTATGAGGAGTTTACAGAGAGCTACCGTGGAGTGCTGGCGGTTACCCGGACGGACAAGCCGCGGTCAAGGCTGGTGATTGAAATAGACGGAAAGCTCAAAGGCATAGTCAACTGGTACTGGGTATCGGAGGAAACGGACTGGCTCGAGATCGGGATCACCATTTTTGATTCCCGTTATTGGTCAGGCGGCTACGGAACCGAGGCCTTTACAATGTGGATGGCTTATCTGTTTGCTTCACTTGATACAGTCCGCCTTGGCATGGCCACCTGGTCGGGCAACGTCCGGATGATGGGGCTGGCTGCCAAATGCGGTATGGTCCTGGAGGGGCAGATCCGCAAAGCGCGGATTGTCCGCGGCGAATATTACGATGCAATCAAAATGGGAATTCTCCGTGAGGAATGGGAGAGCATGACCCGCGTACCTACTTTAGAACAACGGGGTGGCACAGATGGACAGACAGCAGAATGA
- the dapF gene encoding diaminopimelate epimerase: protein MEFTKMHGLGNDFIIVFGEQELPANAAELAVKLCNRFFGIGADGLVYILPSERGDYMMRIMNSDGSEAEQCGNAIRCVSKYVYEHGLVESEEIVIETIGAGEQKVSLKVKDGVVETVTVDMGEPVLSGTQIPVAIDAEPVQDQPIEADGREFKFTAVSMGNPHCVIYVDDAVSFDLATWGPKLEVHPLFPRKVNVEFATVLNRGHVDMRVWERGAGPTLACGTGACATLVSSVLNGLTDRSAVISLKGGDLFIEWNEQDNHVYMTGPAQVVYTGSVEV from the coding sequence ATGGAATTTACAAAAATGCACGGTCTTGGCAATGACTTTATTATCGTATTCGGCGAGCAGGAGCTGCCGGCTAATGCTGCAGAGCTGGCGGTTAAGCTGTGCAACCGGTTCTTCGGAATTGGCGCCGACGGGCTTGTATACATTCTGCCGTCTGAACGCGGAGACTATATGATGCGCATTATGAACTCCGACGGCTCGGAGGCCGAGCAATGCGGCAACGCGATCCGCTGCGTATCCAAATATGTCTATGAGCATGGTCTGGTGGAGTCGGAAGAGATCGTTATTGAAACGATCGGTGCCGGCGAGCAGAAGGTGTCGCTGAAGGTGAAGGACGGCGTGGTGGAGACAGTAACCGTGGACATGGGCGAGCCCGTATTGTCCGGAACACAGATTCCGGTTGCTATCGATGCCGAGCCGGTGCAGGATCAGCCGATTGAGGCAGACGGAAGAGAATTTAAATTTACAGCTGTTTCGATGGGCAACCCGCACTGTGTTATCTATGTGGATGATGCTGTCAGCTTTGATCTGGCGACCTGGGGACCCAAGCTTGAAGTGCATCCCCTGTTTCCGAGAAAAGTAAACGTTGAGTTTGCAACGGTGCTGAACCGCGGCCATGTGGACATGCGCGTCTGGGAGCGCGGTGCAGGACCGACTCTGGCCTGCGGCACTGGAGCCTGCGCAACGCTGGTATCCTCCGTCCTGAACGGCCTGACTGACCGCTCGGCTGTTATCAGTCTAAAGGGCGGCGACCTTTTCATCGAATGGAACGAGCAGGATAATCATGTGTATATGACGGGGCCTGCTCAGGTGGTCTACACAGGATCTGTAGAAGTATAA
- a CDS encoding calcium-translocating P-type ATPase, SERCA-type → MEQKSWHRLGAEELQKLFGVQPGAGLSAEAAEERRKESGLNELSEGKKVSPLTLLLNQFKDFMVLVLMGATLVSGLLGEYLDAITIVAIILLNGVLGFVQEFRAERSLRALKQLSAPNAKVLRGGRQENIPARLLVPGDIVLLESGDRVPADVRWLECSALYAEESALTGESLPVSKHAEAIHAAELPLGDQKNIGFMGTMITRGTGKAVVVRTGMDTEMGKIADLIQNTESQETPLQHRLEQLGKILIYVSLGLTIVVVLAGILHGQPAPAMFLAGVSLAVAAIPEGLPAIVTIALALGVQRMIKRKAIVRKLPSVETLGCASVICSDKTGTLTQNKMTVTRVWNAGRVLEVTGEGYAPAGQVMQKGKPVDLKNDQNLRRMLQIGALCSNAEIVETFPSELRGKRKGKDKAEAGENPLSSQPVWELKGDPTEGALVALSAKMGLTAQSLAVTYTREQEFPFDSERKLMSVVVSHPGGRMICTKGAPDVLLNCCTYMLWEGAVVPCTPTLRQKVLEANEEMASGALRVLGMAYRDLRSGETAGSEKDAECQLVFAGLAGMIDPPRREVRDAISVTRRAGIKTVMITGDHGTTAEAIAYQLGILQRGGTVLTGSQLTRMDDNELDKISDTVNVYARVSPEHKLRIVKSLQRRGHVVAMTGDGVNDAPAIKAADIGISMGITGTDVTKEASALVLGDDNFSTIVAAIEEGRNIYENIRKFIRYLLASNVGEILTMFFAMMLGLPLPLVPIQILWVNLVTDGLPAMALGVDQPEKDLMEHKPRGAKENIFARRLGWKIISRGLLIGLCTLGAFWLTLRTAPGSAEQLIRAQSVAFATLVMAQLIHVFDCRSSRSVFHRNPLQNKPLVLAVLSSVVLMLVVMYLPVLQPVFKTVPLNFREWCLVLVSAGIPTFVMGAGSVWGGKRNRSKSGGRPMIKSTKISA, encoded by the coding sequence ATGGAACAAAAAAGCTGGCACCGGCTCGGTGCAGAGGAGCTGCAGAAGCTGTTCGGCGTTCAACCGGGTGCGGGCCTGAGCGCAGAGGCAGCGGAGGAAAGACGCAAGGAGAGCGGATTAAACGAATTGTCGGAGGGGAAAAAGGTCTCGCCGCTGACCCTGCTGCTTAACCAGTTCAAGGATTTTATGGTACTGGTGCTGATGGGGGCGACGCTGGTATCCGGCCTTTTGGGCGAATACCTGGATGCCATTACGATTGTGGCCATTATTCTGCTGAACGGGGTGCTGGGCTTTGTGCAGGAGTTCCGCGCCGAGCGTTCGCTGCGGGCGCTGAAGCAGCTGTCTGCTCCAAATGCCAAGGTGCTGCGCGGAGGCAGGCAGGAGAATATTCCGGCCAGACTGCTGGTCCCGGGTGACATTGTGCTGCTGGAGAGCGGCGACCGGGTACCGGCTGACGTACGCTGGCTGGAGTGCAGTGCACTGTATGCGGAGGAATCTGCACTGACCGGTGAATCGCTGCCGGTATCGAAGCATGCCGAGGCCATTCATGCAGCTGAGCTGCCGCTGGGTGACCAGAAAAATATCGGCTTCATGGGCACGATGATTACGCGCGGCACAGGCAAAGCCGTGGTTGTCCGGACCGGTATGGATACGGAGATGGGCAAAATAGCCGATCTGATCCAGAATACCGAATCGCAGGAAACGCCGCTGCAGCACCGTCTGGAGCAGCTCGGTAAAATTCTCATCTATGTATCGCTGGGACTGACCATTGTTGTAGTGCTTGCCGGTATCCTGCACGGGCAGCCTGCGCCGGCGATGTTCCTCGCGGGTGTAAGTCTTGCGGTAGCTGCCATTCCGGAGGGTCTGCCGGCGATTGTTACGATTGCCCTCGCGCTTGGTGTGCAGCGGATGATCAAACGCAAGGCGATTGTCCGCAAGCTCCCTTCGGTAGAGACGCTCGGCTGCGCATCGGTTATCTGCTCTGACAAGACAGGGACGCTGACGCAGAACAAGATGACGGTGACGCGTGTCTGGAACGCCGGCCGGGTTCTTGAGGTCACGGGGGAGGGCTATGCCCCGGCAGGCCAGGTTATGCAGAAGGGCAAGCCGGTTGATCTGAAAAATGACCAGAATTTGCGGCGGATGCTGCAGATCGGCGCGCTCTGCAGCAATGCCGAGATTGTGGAGACCTTCCCGTCCGAGCTGCGCGGCAAACGCAAAGGGAAGGATAAAGCCGAAGCCGGTGAGAATCCACTCAGCAGTCAGCCTGTCTGGGAATTGAAGGGCGATCCGACTGAAGGCGCCCTGGTCGCCTTATCCGCCAAAATGGGCCTTACCGCACAGTCACTGGCGGTTACGTATACCAGGGAGCAGGAATTCCCGTTTGATTCGGAACGCAAGCTGATGTCTGTCGTCGTCAGCCATCCCGGCGGACGGATGATCTGCACGAAGGGCGCGCCGGATGTCCTGCTGAACTGCTGCACCTATATGCTGTGGGAGGGTGCGGTCGTGCCCTGCACGCCGACGCTGCGCCAGAAGGTGCTCGAAGCGAATGAGGAGATGGCCTCAGGCGCACTGCGCGTGCTCGGCATGGCTTACCGCGATCTGCGCTCCGGTGAAACGGCCGGCAGCGAGAAGGATGCGGAGTGCCAGCTGGTCTTCGCCGGCCTAGCCGGCATGATCGATCCGCCGCGGCGGGAGGTGCGCGATGCAATCAGCGTAACCCGGCGTGCGGGCATCAAAACCGTAATGATTACCGGGGACCACGGGACGACCGCAGAAGCGATTGCCTATCAGCTTGGAATCCTGCAGCGGGGCGGAACGGTGCTGACCGGCAGCCAGCTGACCCGTATGGACGATAATGAGCTTGATAAAATTTCGGATACCGTCAATGTGTATGCCCGTGTATCTCCTGAGCATAAGCTGCGGATCGTCAAGTCGCTGCAGCGGCGCGGCCATGTGGTGGCGATGACTGGCGACGGCGTCAATGATGCGCCGGCGATCAAAGCGGCGGATATCGGTATCTCCATGGGCATTACCGGTACCGATGTTACGAAGGAAGCCTCAGCGCTGGTGCTGGGTGATGATAATTTCTCCACAATTGTTGCCGCTATCGAGGAAGGCCGGAATATTTACGAGAATATCCGTAAATTTATCCGCTACCTGCTGGCGTCCAATGTCGGCGAGATTCTGACCATGTTCTTCGCGATGATGCTGGGACTGCCGCTGCCGCTGGTGCCGATCCAGATTCTGTGGGTCAATCTGGTAACTGACGGGCTGCCGGCTATGGCGCTCGGGGTAGACCAGCCGGAGAAGGATCTGATGGAGCACAAGCCGCGCGGAGCGAAGGAAAATATTTTTGCCCGCCGCCTGGGCTGGAAGATTATCAGCCGGGGCCTGCTGATCGGGCTCTGCACACTCGGCGCATTCTGGCTGACGCTGCGTACCGCGCCAGGCAGTGCAGAGCAGCTGATCCGCGCACAGTCCGTGGCCTTCGCGACTCTGGTCATGGCCCAGCTGATCCATGTATTTGACTGCCGCAGCTCGCGTTCGGTATTCCACCGCAACCCGCTCCAGAATAAACCGCTGGTGCTGGCCGTATTGTCCTCTGTCGTTTTGATGCTGGTCGTCATGTACCTGCCGGTGCTGCAGCCGGTCTTCAAGACCGTACCGCTGAACTTCCGGGAATGGTGCCTGGTGCTGGTTAGCGCTGGTATCCCGACCTTCGTGATGGGTGCAGGCAGCGTATGGGGCGGCAAGCGGAACCGCAGCAAGAGCGGCGGACGGCCGATGATAAAAAGTACAAAAATTTCGGCATAA